TTTGCACACACAACATAAGGTTGCTCTCGGTTGCCTGATTATTCATGTACAGTGGACCTTTCTAACTGTCACCAAGTCATTGTTAACTGATATGCAGTCAAGCAGTGTCACTTTTCTAATCTTTGACGAACTCGATCATGAATCGATCATTGGCCTCTGATGTTGCCCAGTCTTATGGGTACTGCAGAATTTTCATGGTTCACATGAGTAGAACATTTGTACGAATATAATCATAAACAATAAAATATATAGGTTAAAATGGTAGGAAAGCGACCACATCTTTTATTTTGAAGATAATGCATGCATCTTGTGCCTTCATGGTTTTTTCAGACTCATCACCATAAAGAATCCCTGGATGGAGACCCGTTTCTCCAGCCTCTAGAAGCCATATAGATAAATAGATTATGGCAGGCCTGCAGAGCCGATGCCATGGACCTATGCCATCATCCTTTAGACTCTGGTAAATTTAATATCCTCAGGAAACTAGGACAGGATTTGGAAGAAATTGGCAGTTCATTgcatggaaaaaaaaaagatgtgaaGGGCACAGGAAAAGTTCTATTGTCCTGTTTGGTTTGAACTTTGAAACTCAAGGAGTGCCACAAGTTGTATTACCTACAAAAAATTGGTATTTCGTAGCGAATTCGATCACTGCCGAAATGTTAGATAGGTGCTCCCCAGTTTCGCGCATGTGCTAAATTTGAGCAAAAACTAAACATGCCAGGATATCCCATTTGGAAGACGGCCGATTTTCTTTATGTCCAAATGATGAAACAATAGTATATCCCTTTTGAGCATTATTGAGCTTCCAACTGAGAAAATTGGAATTGTGTGAGAAAAGCATCGCACAATAGATGGCATTGCATGGTTGATATCTTTTTCCTGGCAAGGATGTCCCTATCATGTATAGGTTCCCTTCCACTAGGCTGTACAGGGAAGAAGAGTTCAGCTCCCAACTTGGTCCTGGGATGCAGCTTTGGACAAGTCCTTTGTTTCTCTAGCTTTTCCTGCCTAATTTAGTACACAAAGGTAGATACCAAGTTGCCATCTTTTATGTGTAGCTCAGGAACTTTTCTGCATAATAATGCGCCTTGCTTTTCTGCATCTCAGCTAAGCATGTATGTCGTCCATGTTGCTTTTTGGGATCGCTAAATTGGATCATGCATAGATTATTTAAAATATGCAACTGTCCTGATTATTTTAATCATCCATTTGTTTATTTTAAATTCTAGAAAACTGGCTTAGAATAAAAAAGGCTAGTTTCAGTTTAGTGAAGCACCTTTCTGTTCAAACTTCAACAAACTAGACCTCTCCATAGATCTGCAACCTTTCCAAAACTTTCAAAAGTTTCTTTACATGCAGCTCAGACTACCCTGATCACATCTCAGTTTCTTGCCTACCGAATCCGCCTGATCTTTGAGACAGGAGAACCAACAAAAGGCACATCAAGACCATTGCTCATCAGTACAGATTCTGTTCTTGCAAAGGTGTCGGTAAGCAATACAGCTCTGACAGAGAGACTTTGCTCTGTGAACTGCTGATTGATCAAGGTTGCTGTCAACCATCCTCATCACAAAGGCCAGCCCTCTGAGCTCCATGATCACGGTGCCGGCACCGACATGCGCAATTTTCCCTATTCAAGCAGATCGGTGCTCTGATCCCATGCCGACAGGCGAAAACTGCTCTTTGAATCGCCATGGGATGGCTCGATCTTGCTGTGATCATAGTGATCAGGCAATAGGATTTGCTCCTGTGCCGAACCAAATCATGGCTGGTCTGAACATTCAGTAGCGTCGCCCTGTGCCACGCCATTGATGTCCATGAGCTTCTTGTCGTCAGCCTGGCCACCTCCGTCATCAGAGCTGCACCCCGAACTCTGGAACTGCACCTGCTCCTCGTCGGCCTGGAACGTGATCTCCTCGAACCGGCCGTGCATCTCGGCGCACCggcagccgcgccgcgccgccgcggacatgTAGTCGTCGAGCGACGACCCGCCGGAGGACGCAGCGCTGTACCGGCATCTCTTGCAACAGGGAGAGGGAGCGGTCGACGCGTCCGgggcgtcgtcggcggcggcggcgtcgccgtcgtccaTGCCAGGACCTGGCGTCCAGTGCGGCAGCAGCgcgccgacctcgccgtcgaTCATCTCGGCGATGTGGGTCACCTCGTGGTCCGTGATGTCCAGCTCCGCCACCATCTCCGTGGCCACGCTCAGCGCCGTGTCCGCGTCGGCGTCGAAGGGGAAGTAGATGTTCCGGACCCTCCCTGAGTGACAAAATTTCCACAGAACAGATCACAGTTTAATAGTAATCTTAtacgaagaagaaaaagaaaattttcaaCTTTTTGAaacgaaagaaattttgaactTTCAATGGTCAGCAAGAGTCACCACCTGTGCCGTCTTTGTCGGCGATGCGTAGCCGGAGGAAGATGCTGCCGTCCTCCATCCTCTTCCCCTTGATGGTGATGTCCACGCCAGCAACGTGCTCGTCTTCGTTCTCGTTGAACAGCTGGTCGATGCCATGGAGCATGctcccgtcgtcgtcgtcctcggagCCCCAcctgtcgccgtcgtcgtcgacgccgccgccgttggaCACCCCGTTGCTCGCCGAGGAGCCGTTGCTACCGCCGGCGTGGTGGTGTTGGTGGTGGTCCAGGCAGGCAGGCTGGTGGAGGTAATCGTACATGGCGCCGTAATCGCCTTCTTCTCCGATGTAAAACCCGTCGTCTTCAACCTGCAGGAAAGGGTCGTTGAGCAGCTCGaccgccgtcggccgccgcgaCGCCGGCGCCAGGCACCGGTCGATGAACCGCCGCACCGCGGGGTCCGTCACCTTGTACAAAGCCGCCGGCTTTATCCCCTGACAAGATGCAGCAGGAAACGGTTACAATGAGGAATCGAAtcgatcaaaaaaaaaaagt
This portion of the Panicum virgatum strain AP13 chromosome 2N, P.virgatum_v5, whole genome shotgun sequence genome encodes:
- the LOC120659550 gene encoding probable serine/threonine-protein kinase WNK3 isoform X2 → MEVAWNRVQVHDFLRSPGELERLYGEIHLVRSLRHRAVMRLHASWVDAPRRAVNFVTELFTSGTLRQYRRRHPRVSPAAVRRWCRQVLDGLAYLHARGIIHRDLKCDNIFVNGSQGQVKIGDLGFAAVRRRASPYAAHCVGMPEFMAPEVYAEDYDELADVYSFGMCVLEMFTLEYPYSECVHPVQIYKKVTSGIKPAALYKVTDPAVRRFIDRCLAPASRRPTAVELLNDPFLQVEDDGFYIGEEGDYGAMYDYLHQPACLDHHQHHHAGGSNGSSASNGVSNGGGVDDDGDRWGSEDDDDGSMLHGIDQLFNENEDEHVAGVDITIKGKRMEDGSIFLRLRIADKDGTGRVRNIYFPFDADADTALSVATEMVAELDITDHEVTHIAEMIDGEVGALLPHWTPGPGMDDGDAAAADDAPDASTAPSPCCKRCRYSAASSGGSSLDDYMSAAARRGCRCAEMHGRFEEITFQADEEQVQFQSSGCSSDDGGGQADDKKLMDINGVAQGDATECSDQP
- the LOC120659550 gene encoding probable serine/threonine-protein kinase WNK3 isoform X1, with the protein product MMGPLQVQSNGGDGGGEGLLADDPGYVEVDPTGRYGRYNEVLGKGSSKTVYRAFDEHRGMEVAWNRVQVHDFLRSPGELERLYGEIHLVRSLRHRAVMRLHASWVDAPRRAVNFVTELFTSGTLRQYRRRHPRVSPAAVRRWCRQVLDGLAYLHARGIIHRDLKCDNIFVNGSQGQVKIGDLGFAAVRRRASPYAAHCVGMPEFMAPEVYAEDYDELADVYSFGMCVLEMFTLEYPYSECVHPVQIYKKVTSGIKPAALYKVTDPAVRRFIDRCLAPASRRPTAVELLNDPFLQVEDDGFYIGEEGDYGAMYDYLHQPACLDHHQHHHAGGSNGSSASNGVSNGGGVDDDGDRWGSEDDDDGSMLHGIDQLFNENEDEHVAGVDITIKGKRMEDGSIFLRLRIADKDGTGRVRNIYFPFDADADTALSVATEMVAELDITDHEVTHIAEMIDGEVGALLPHWTPGPGMDDGDAAAADDAPDASTAPSPCCKRCRYSAASSGGSSLDDYMSAAARRGCRCAEMHGRFEEITFQADEEQVQFQSSGCSSDDGGGQADDKKLMDINGVAQGDATECSDQP